In one window of Bradyrhizobium sp. AZCC 1721 DNA:
- a CDS encoding alpha amylase C-terminal domain-containing protein codes for MPASQSNITSSTPLGATLAPGGVTFRTWAPKALEVYIALKQTTGTVPAAFPKNPGDLLVKDGQDFWAGFVPGLKDGDLYRFYVVGTGSEGFKRDPYARELEFNGYPDCNCIVRDPGTYPWHDAGFRPPAFSDLIIYQFHIGVFFAQDPAGTDIRRHRICKILDVVDRVEYFTDLGVNAVMPLPFQEYQGENSLGYNGTDLFSPEMDYAVPAAELAPYVVRVNRLLAAKGFASLTAAQLTGQINQFKAFIDLCHLYGIAVIADVVYNHAGGGFDDQSIKFFDRQPYSTDNNSLYFTDKDHAGGRVFAYWRQEVRQFLIDNGKLLLQEYHVDGLRYDQVTVIAESGGWYFAQDLTNTLRYVKPEAVQIAEYWDNDAGNRWKGIAVPPYGMGFDMGYSDALRDTLRDLIAQTTGGRNARVNLDKLRDALYMTYKDSSRWTVFQCIENHDLLDFNHTGRDRQPRIAALADPTNARSWYARSRAKVATGLLLTAPGVPMIFMGQEFLEDKYWTDWPGRPELLIWWDGLEGKDKHMSDQHRFTRDLMWLRRKHPALRGEGINVFHVHNDTRVIAIHRWLPGVGRDVVVVASLNESTFYNHGYRLGFPGGGHWNEVFNSDIYDQWFNPNAQGNPGGITADGPGWDGLPTSAEITLPANSVLVFARDGGDF; via the coding sequence ATGCCCGCATCACAATCAAACATAACGTCGAGCACACCGCTAGGAGCGACTCTCGCGCCGGGTGGAGTTACCTTTCGCACTTGGGCGCCAAAAGCTCTGGAGGTGTACATCGCCTTAAAACAAACGACTGGAACCGTGCCCGCTGCTTTCCCCAAAAATCCCGGCGATCTACTCGTGAAAGACGGCCAAGATTTCTGGGCCGGCTTCGTACCCGGACTTAAGGACGGGGATCTTTATCGCTTTTACGTCGTCGGAACGGGGAGCGAGGGCTTCAAGCGTGATCCGTATGCGCGCGAGCTAGAGTTCAACGGGTATCCCGATTGCAACTGCATCGTGCGCGACCCGGGCACGTACCCTTGGCACGACGCCGGGTTCCGTCCGCCGGCTTTCAGCGACCTGATCATCTACCAGTTTCATATTGGCGTGTTCTTTGCGCAGGACCCCGCGGGCACCGATATCCGGCGTCATCGCATCTGCAAAATTCTCGATGTGGTGGACCGCGTCGAATATTTCACGGATCTCGGCGTCAACGCCGTGATGCCGCTGCCGTTTCAGGAATATCAGGGCGAGAACAGCCTCGGCTACAACGGCACGGACCTGTTTTCGCCTGAAATGGATTACGCGGTGCCGGCCGCGGAACTCGCCCCGTATGTGGTGCGCGTGAATCGATTGCTGGCGGCAAAGGGATTCGCCTCACTCACTGCGGCCCAACTCACCGGGCAGATCAATCAGTTCAAGGCGTTCATCGATCTCTGCCATCTCTATGGAATAGCCGTGATCGCGGACGTGGTTTACAACCACGCGGGCGGCGGCTTCGACGATCAGAGCATCAAATTCTTCGATCGACAGCCTTACTCGACGGACAACAACAGCCTTTATTTCACGGACAAGGATCACGCGGGCGGACGCGTCTTCGCGTATTGGAGACAGGAGGTGAGGCAATTCCTGATCGACAATGGCAAGTTGTTGCTACAGGAGTATCACGTCGACGGGCTTCGTTACGATCAGGTCACCGTGATCGCGGAAAGCGGCGGCTGGTATTTCGCCCAGGACCTCACGAACACGCTGCGCTACGTCAAGCCGGAAGCCGTGCAGATCGCCGAATACTGGGACAACGACGCCGGTAACCGTTGGAAAGGCATTGCCGTCCCGCCGTACGGAATGGGCTTCGATATGGGCTACAGTGACGCGCTGCGAGACACCTTGCGCGACCTGATCGCTCAAACCACTGGCGGCCGCAATGCCCGAGTCAATCTCGACAAGCTGCGCGATGCCCTTTACATGACTTACAAAGACTCCTCGCGCTGGACTGTCTTCCAGTGCATCGAGAACCACGACCTGCTCGACTTCAATCACACCGGCCGAGACCGTCAGCCCCGCATCGCCGCGCTCGCTGATCCCACCAACGCACGTTCCTGGTACGCGCGCAGCCGGGCCAAGGTCGCCACGGGTCTTCTCCTGACGGCGCCGGGGGTCCCGATGATCTTCATGGGGCAGGAATTTCTGGAGGACAAATACTGGACGGACTGGCCGGGGCGGCCGGAATTGTTGATCTGGTGGGACGGTCTCGAAGGCAAAGACAAGCACATGTCGGATCAGCATCGCTTCACGCGCGACCTCATGTGGCTCCGGCGAAAGCATCCGGCGCTGCGCGGCGAAGGCATAAATGTGTTCCATGTGCACAACGATACCCGTGTCATCGCTATTCATCGCTGGTTGCCGGGGGTTGGCCGCGACGTAGTCGTGGTCGCGAGCCTGAACGAGAGCACGTTTTACAATCACGGCTATCGCCTCGGCTTTCCTGGCGGTGGCCACTGGAACGAGGTGTTCAACAGCGACATTTACGATCAGTGGTTCAATCCGAACGCGCAGGGCAATCCCGGCGGCATCACGGCCGACGGACCGGGATGGGACGGTCTGCCGACCTCTGCGGAAATCACACTGCCGGCAAACAGTGTTCTGGTGTTCGCGCGAGACGGGGGAGATTTCTGA
- a CDS encoding reverse transcriptase domain-containing protein, translating to MSGGKRNTRGTPQGGVASPLLANIYMNRFLKHWRLTGCGDTFQAHVVSYADDFVILSRGRAAEALAWTKAVMTKLGLTINEAKTSLRSARQERFDFLGYSFGAHWFEANGKWYLGVSPSKKSVQRFKTRVGDLLVPSNTDPWPEVRDKLNRSLRGWSNYFGYGSRGKAYRSVDQYVFERLRRFLARRHKVQGRGNRRFTFDVIHRELGVVCLQRLPRAAPSCALR from the coding sequence ATGAGTGGTGGCAAGCGAAACACGCGCGGCACACCGCAAGGCGGCGTCGCAAGTCCATTGCTGGCCAACATCTACATGAACCGGTTCCTGAAGCATTGGCGTTTGACTGGCTGCGGCGACACGTTCCAGGCTCACGTCGTCTCCTATGCCGACGACTTCGTTATCCTCAGCCGCGGTCGCGCGGCGGAGGCATTAGCGTGGACGAAGGCGGTGATGACCAAGCTCGGGTTGACGATCAACGAGGCGAAAACTTCGCTGAGAAGCGCCCGACAGGAACGCTTCGACTTCCTCGGCTACTCGTTCGGCGCCCATTGGTTTGAGGCGAACGGGAAGTGGTATCTGGGTGTAAGCCCGTCCAAGAAGAGTGTGCAACGGTTCAAGACAAGAGTCGGCGATCTGCTGGTGCCGAGCAACACCGATCCATGGCCGGAAGTACGTGACAAGCTGAACAGATCACTGCGCGGCTGGTCCAACTACTTTGGCTACGGCTCGCGAGGCAAGGCATACCGTAGCGTCGATCAATACGTCTTTGAACGATTGCGCAGGTTCCTCGCGCGAAGGCACAAGGTGCAAGGGCGCGGCAATCGCCGATTTACATTCGATGTCATTCATCGAGAACTCGGCGTTGTGTGCCTCCAACGCCTGCCCCGAGCGGCCCCGTCGTGTGCCTTGCGGTGA
- a CDS encoding alpha/beta fold hydrolase, translating into MQSRALVLKYLVLVSVAAMFFVASPSLAQQKGASSSEMQTREVQVNGLTLHYIELGQGTPVVLVHGTLEDYRTWDGQLEALSKGYRLISYSRRYHYPNQGPKDSTDFSVTIHARDLAAFIKALNLTPVHLVGHSYGAFIAFLVARDHPEAIRSLTLGEPPIMPLLKTTPEGDALLTAAITRSIATSEAFKQGNDEEGVRRFVNGVLGEGSYEKLPPSVLKRLMDNAQELKGAASSRNLHPPTTCEDVQKVKAPTLLIDGERSPKMFRLINDRLEHCLPSVERATIPAASHQMEVENPQAFNETVLAFIAKH; encoded by the coding sequence ATGCAATCGAGAGCGCTCGTCCTGAAATACCTCGTCCTCGTATCAGTAGCAGCCATGTTCTTCGTCGCGAGTCCGTCACTCGCGCAACAGAAAGGCGCATCCTCTTCTGAGATGCAAACAAGAGAGGTGCAAGTTAATGGCCTTACATTGCATTACATTGAACTCGGGCAAGGAACTCCAGTGGTGTTGGTGCATGGCACACTGGAGGATTACCGCACGTGGGATGGACAGCTTGAGGCATTGTCGAAGGGATATCGACTAATCTCGTACAGTCGTCGGTATCACTATCCAAATCAAGGGCCCAAAGATTCAACAGATTTTTCTGTCACCATACATGCGAGAGACCTGGCTGCCTTCATCAAGGCACTTAATCTAACCCCGGTTCATCTCGTTGGTCATTCGTATGGGGCGTTTATTGCGTTCCTGGTCGCACGAGATCACCCGGAAGCCATTCGCAGTCTGACGCTGGGCGAACCGCCCATAATGCCGTTACTAAAAACTACTCCTGAAGGAGATGCTCTTCTTACCGCCGCTATCACGAGATCAATCGCTACGAGCGAAGCATTCAAGCAGGGGAATGACGAAGAAGGAGTGCGTCGATTTGTGAATGGCGTGTTGGGCGAAGGTTCGTACGAGAAACTCCCACCTTCCGTTCTGAAGCGCCTCATGGATAATGCCCAAGAACTAAAAGGCGCGGCCTCATCGCGAAACCTCCACCCACCCACCACATGCGAGGATGTGCAGAAAGTGAAAGCGCCAACATTGCTCATCGACGGTGAGCGCAGTCCTAAGATGTTCCGTCTCATCAACGACAGACTGGAGCACTGCTTACCGAGCGTAGAACGTGCAACGATTCCGGCGGCATCTCATCAGATGGAGGTTGAGAACCCCCAAGCCTTCAATGAAACGGTGCTTGCATTCATTGCAAAGCACTGA
- a CDS encoding acyltransferase family protein — protein MPEFARLKVGWGTLLYYSIADAQQPLRADTRSTATNKHSGGGTFRLDINALRALSVLAVLGYHLKIPGFAGGFVGVDVFLVITGYLMTGKVLAELAAGRFSLWSFGMMRMRRIYPALAVVVITSAIVGWFVTLPGEYLRHLRQACYALVALSNFAFDADNGYFAMAAQTKPLLHTWSLAIEWQFYIWMPLVAALIWRRALPSKSRSNVMMGAFLAVGFVSLAWCLWQSHSDMMGSAFFSLRARAWEPLAGGLIAVSEFQRRRENTPDIPWLTAPAVAIGGWVLVAACIIYPLPETHWPGPLTLLPILGAALIVAARHQADGRGLLGLPFIQRIGDWSYSIYLWHWPIWVVALSWLSFRGYDVNAREKMLMVAASVLLGAASYYLVEQPVRKRRDFWTERRLVSSASIVFCSLLAFTATAFLNNGFPRRLPEYLLAAEEARRNGTLRDECFRNSNSVKRAAETYCSFGSEGVAGHPTAILWGDSFANQYLEPISSAALRNGIHGLIATQSACRAFIDDPALNSGDQQPCREFNRSTMDFVLGHAQPSIVVIGSNWRSAIEISALVDRLLSSDKTVILIMPLLSIGFDVPQRWMENQARADRALDEWKVEADLVLTMSNLRTEITKILQKYKGNPRLIAADPLPLVCEKSHCYLVRNGQSNFRDSAHISNVNATQYTGMFDAAFRLAVQATSKATNEAD, from the coding sequence GTGCCGGAATTTGCCCGGTTGAAAGTGGGTTGGGGAACCCTGTTGTATTATTCCATTGCTGACGCGCAACAGCCGTTGCGCGCTGATACACGCTCCACTGCGACAAACAAGCACTCAGGTGGGGGGACCTTTCGGCTAGACATCAACGCCCTCCGGGCGCTCTCGGTGCTGGCTGTGCTGGGCTATCACCTGAAGATACCAGGATTTGCCGGTGGATTCGTCGGCGTAGACGTCTTCCTCGTGATCACTGGCTACCTGATGACGGGCAAGGTGTTGGCCGAGTTGGCTGCGGGGCGGTTCTCGCTCTGGTCGTTCGGCATGATGCGCATGCGGCGAATTTATCCGGCGCTGGCGGTTGTTGTGATTACATCTGCCATTGTTGGATGGTTCGTCACGCTGCCCGGCGAATATCTGAGACACCTGAGGCAGGCATGCTACGCCTTGGTAGCCCTCTCCAATTTCGCCTTCGATGCTGATAACGGCTACTTCGCAATGGCCGCTCAGACCAAGCCCCTACTGCATACTTGGTCGCTCGCAATTGAGTGGCAATTCTATATCTGGATGCCCTTGGTGGCGGCCCTGATATGGCGGCGCGCCCTGCCTTCGAAGTCTCGATCCAACGTGATGATGGGCGCATTTTTGGCCGTTGGGTTTGTCTCTTTGGCGTGGTGCCTCTGGCAGAGTCATAGCGACATGATGGGCTCGGCGTTCTTCTCGTTGCGAGCGCGAGCATGGGAACCATTGGCCGGTGGATTGATCGCGGTGTCCGAGTTTCAGCGGCGTAGGGAGAATACCCCTGATATTCCGTGGCTGACAGCGCCCGCAGTGGCGATCGGGGGCTGGGTCCTTGTTGCAGCCTGCATCATTTATCCACTCCCTGAGACGCACTGGCCGGGACCGCTCACGCTGTTGCCAATCCTCGGGGCTGCATTGATCGTTGCAGCCCGCCATCAGGCCGATGGACGCGGCTTGCTTGGGCTGCCGTTCATCCAGCGTATCGGCGATTGGTCCTATTCGATCTATCTTTGGCACTGGCCGATCTGGGTCGTTGCGCTGAGCTGGCTCTCTTTCCGCGGCTATGACGTGAATGCCAGGGAAAAGATGCTGATGGTGGCCGCGTCAGTCCTGCTCGGCGCGGCCTCTTACTATCTCGTTGAGCAACCCGTCAGAAAACGCCGCGATTTTTGGACGGAGCGCCGTCTGGTGTCGAGTGCCAGCATCGTGTTCTGCTCGTTGCTCGCATTCACTGCAACGGCTTTCCTGAACAATGGGTTTCCGAGGAGGTTGCCTGAATATCTGCTGGCCGCTGAGGAGGCGAGAAGGAACGGTACGCTACGAGACGAATGCTTTAGGAACTCGAACTCCGTCAAGAGGGCTGCTGAGACGTACTGCAGCTTTGGAAGTGAAGGCGTCGCCGGACACCCCACCGCAATCCTGTGGGGAGACTCGTTCGCCAACCAGTACCTTGAACCGATCTCGTCGGCCGCGCTGCGAAACGGAATACATGGGCTGATCGCGACGCAAAGTGCCTGCAGGGCATTCATTGACGATCCTGCACTGAACTCCGGTGATCAACAGCCGTGCCGCGAGTTTAACCGAAGCACGATGGATTTCGTGCTAGGTCACGCTCAACCGAGCATAGTCGTTATCGGAAGTAACTGGCGAAGTGCTATCGAGATTTCTGCCTTGGTGGACCGATTACTTAGTTCGGACAAGACCGTCATTCTGATCATGCCCCTGCTAAGCATTGGCTTCGATGTCCCCCAGCGGTGGATGGAAAACCAGGCTCGGGCTGACCGGGCACTAGACGAATGGAAGGTCGAAGCCGACCTCGTCCTGACGATGAGCAACCTCCGCACCGAGATCACCAAAATCTTGCAAAAGTACAAGGGCAACCCGCGGCTGATCGCAGCTGATCCATTGCCGCTAGTCTGTGAAAAGAGTCATTGCTATCTCGTCAGGAACGGGCAGTCCAACTTTCGAGATTCTGCCCACATTTCCAACGTTAACGCGACGCAGTACACGGGCATGTTTGACGCCGCCTTTAGATTGGCGGTCCAAGCCACGAGTAAAGCAACAAACGAGGCCGACTGA